The following nucleotide sequence is from Solanum dulcamara chromosome 7, daSolDulc1.2, whole genome shotgun sequence.
GTTCtgatggtgtatattagggcgataaaggATATGTATGCCGGAGCCAAGACTCAGGTTAGGACGGTGGAAAGTGACTTAGAGCACTTTCCTGTTAAGATAGGACTACATCATGGATCTGTGCtgagtccttttctttttgccctggtgatggatgagctgacacGGTCTATCCaggaggaggttccatggtgtatgctattcGCACATGACATAGTTTTGATGATGAGACTCGAGacaaagttaatgataggttggaggttgGAGACAAACTCTGGAGTCCAAAGGATTCAAATTGAgcaggaccaagacagagtacatGGAGTGCAAATTCATTGGTGCGATGGATGAACAAGGCATGGAAGTAAGGCTTGCCACTCAACCTATCCCCAAGAGAGAAAGCTTTAGATATCTTGGGTCCGTCATCcagagtagtggggacatcgacGATGATGTCACGCATCGCATTGGGGCAGCATGGACGAAGtggaggcttgcctctggagtcttgtgtgataagaaggtaccaccaaaacttaaaggtaagttctacagaatggtggttagaccattGTTGTTATATGGTGCGGAGTGCTGGCCagtcaagaactctcatgttcagaagatgcatgtcgCAGAGATGAATATGTTGAAATGAATGTGTGGACatactaggagtgataagattaggGATGAGGTTATTtgggagaaggtgagagtggcctctgtggcagacaagatgagagaagtgaGACTGCGAaggtttgggcatgtgcagaggaggtGTGTGGACGCCTCAGTTAAGAGGTGCGAACGATTGGATTTTGGGGTTATACGGAGGGGTAGGgatagaccgaaaaagtattggagaaagtgattagacaggatatgcGCAACttcatatcaccgaggacatgaccttagatagaaaggagtggaggtcgcgtTATGGTAGAAGGTTAGCAGGGATAGAATGTTGTCTTGCCCTGTGACGGTTCAGGGTAGGTCTTAGGTCTAGGCGTGCCagtatagttgtgttgttattgccctTTGATTATCACTTTATTTTGCTATTGGTATTGTTCTTGTCTCGTAGAATttgcatgatatgatttgtatatatactgttgctctctctttttttgggaCTGATACTTTTGAGCCGAGATACTTTCGAAAACAGGCTCTCCATCTCTATgaggtagtgataaggtctacgtacactctagcctctccagaccccacttgtgggacttcattgggtatgttgttgttgttgagatgTTATAGCTTATAGATTAATTATGTTTCTGGATCTTGCAAcacaattattatttaaaatagaaaaagtaaAAACAGATATCATTCATTTCTATGATTGTAGAGATTTTTTATATTACCTCATTCCGAAAGGGTTCTGGCACCCTGTAAATGTGGCTATGCATCTGCTTTCTTCTCCATGCATCCATTCCTTATCAAACAAAACAGATGAAAATCTTTTAGTGTCACTTTTATACTATCGGATAGAAAGAACAGAAGTAATTACAAACTCTACATTATGTGTTTATGCAAGTATATAATTCATTCTGTAATCAACTTTGATAAAAAAGTCTGATTTTCTTATTCAACTGTACCATGAAATGACCTGACTATGAAGGAATTGCTTTGATTGATAATGTTAGTTATAACTCTGGCATCTTTTTGCTACAGTACCAATACAATTTGATCAACTTAGTAGATTAGTATTTTACTTTTCAGCTTGCCATATTAAGCTTGTTATGGTGATCAGTTACCTGTTGTTTTAGATCAACTTTATCTGATGATAATGTGCAGTATCAGTCTATCAATGTACAAAACTTAAACTCGAGTGAGAAAAGATATGGAGATTTTGACAAACCTTTAATGTTGGGTAACCTTGGTTGAGAGTAATGGCCAGTTGCAACAACCACAGCATCAAAGACTTCCTCCACCCCTTTCTCAGCTTCCTTCTCTTTGCTCTTCACAATCCATCTCAAGTCCTTGCCAAATTCAGGATAATTCAGCATCCCCACATACTCAACCTTAGTATTGAATCTTATCATCTCCCTTAGTCCAAAGTATTCACAAAAATCTTGTAAATACAAGAGAAGCTCCTTGTGTCCAGGAAATCTCCTTGGATCTCTCCCTTTCTTCACCACAAAAGGAAAATCAGTAAACCCCATGATCTCTCTTGGTGATGTCAGCCTTAATGATGCATAAATACTGCTATGTACCATTTGGACATTAGTCCTTCCTAAAGCATCTTCATGTTCAACTTTAGGTTGATATAGCCATTGCCCTCCCACATCATGGTTTTGTTCAAAAACCACCACATTGTGCCCTTCCTTCCTCAGCTCCCTAGCTGCCACCAACCCTGACGGTCCAGCACCAATTATGCACACATTCTTGGACAAATTTCTCTCAGAAACCATGGTTGATACTGGGAAAAACTCCTGGAAGCAATGCAGTTTAATtcttgtgttttatgttgttGGAAGTTAAAAATGATGTGTGTGGGGGTGGGGTGTATGCTGGGAATGAGAAAAAATGAGACTGATTAACTCTTATATATACTACTATATCTTATAAGGGAGATATGTTGGGAAGGAGACACGTGACTAAATAATACTTGTTAATTTGGTTGGTTTATGTCTCCATGAATTCccattttggaaagaaaactctTGTCGTTTAACCTTGAATTTTTTTAGGTGGTAAATACCTACCCTATCCGGTGTTTGCACCAAACCGAACAAATTAACCTAATCACATCTTAAAACTTAAGAATATATAGCACTTAACTATGGTTTGAGTGATAACTATGTATACGAGAGATACATGTCTTGCATGCATTGCTTTGATGTAAAGTTATAAACACAGTGCGGGtacatatttatttctttaaagtAGCCTTTAATTTTGAGTCATTAGTTCTACAATTCTTATTCATTAATCATTAAAATAGAGAGCATTTTTCCTTCCTTCTActttaataaaaagaaagaatttgttTCCACATAATGTATGTCAGGGGAACATGGCTTCAAGCAGAAGACTCACCCTTTGGATAACTTTCATCCAAAGGTGGACAAAGCTACCAAAACAATTGGCCACTTGTATACCAAAACAATTTCTACTATACTATCAGCATATACTATCAGCTGCGGAGctagaatttcaaaatttgaagaagtagacacATGAACTTGCCGAAGGAGGTTTAgtatctactatatatacataaaaaaattattttaactatttataaataatataatttttcgcccCGAACAATAGATGGCTCCGCTCGTGTATACTATATATTGTTATTAATATGACGTGCATGCGGTGCGACCcactaattttatttatgtaataataaataatgatacCCTAAAGACTTGTTTAGTAGTAGGTGATTTGATTTGGTGGGACAGTTTAAACATTCCTTAGAGTCTTTCTAAATTACACTATAATTAAGTTGTTGTTAACTGACACATTcacatataatattatataaatcaACAAAACTGTATTTGAGACGTTTGCGATAACGTTAATTTATGGTgagttttgatttaaaaatatagtaGATCATAATAATATGTTGTAATTTCCTAGAACCCCTCGAGCCATGGGATATATAGCTCTACTGTGCCACTTCCGCTTTGATCATTAAGGGTAAGTGACTAGAATTATTCAGGTATTAATAATGTATGATTGCTTatacaaaatttaattatttatgtaatagttactttattttttgtttgtataaaataatacatgaatGACTTATACTGATAGTCAAACACTATACTTGATGTGTTGAATTTTATGCATATCAATTAAAATGCTACCAAAACATGTACTAGTTCTATTGATTTTAACATATGAACAATTCGATTCTTAACCAACAATCCTTGAAATGTTTGTGCGAAGTTTGTAGTAACATGAAATGTCAGTTTTTAATAAGTGGTGGAGTCGAAAActtcatcaagaaaattcaaaatagaAAAAGTTAAATACATGAATAAACTAAGagaattcaatatttattatatatatatatatatatatatatatatatatatatatatatatatatatatatatatatatatatatatatatatatatgatttaaaaagTTTACTTATCTATATAGTATATTTTCTcgataaaaaaattcaaatgaaaCTCTTACACCTAACTTCACCCGAGAGTTTAATAACAAAAGAAGAAAGCGAAAAATAGATTGTTTCTCTTGTCATCATATCAacttattactttcatgttaaaacctcaaaattatcacaataaaattatttaagtttataaaTTCCCTATATTTAGACCaatgagagaaagagagagatgcTTGACTTGGAGACTTGGAAAAATAGATTGAAGTATACATTTAAAAGGACAAGTTGAAAGTATATAATACTCTTACCTGGTTAGTAGATTGAATAATCTATGCTTAATTACCTACATGTATGCCAGACTATATTTTTAAGGCACTCATTATCAGCTGTATTTGACTTGCTCACTAATTTTTTGACTTCAATCTACAACAATTCTTACCCCCCAACACACCACCCACACATCatggaaatattttaaaattaaatttgataaTTGACATGCATGTTATGGGGTGGTTAATTTTAGAGATTATATAATAGTTAAGCAAATAAACATGATAGTTAGATGCTAAACATAATTAggttatcattgttattatatATAGCATTTGATTTCTCCTTTCTTGAAGCCAAGGGAACATCAATAATCATGACGTCGTGTTACCAATTCACCATGCATATCaacctttttttgtttttgtccTCTTTAAACTTAAGAATAATGAAAAAAGAGGTACATTTTCATAGCACTCATGACTCTTCTAACTTTTTTTCCTCTCATATTTGATGTAGGTTAGTATTTGTTTTGGGATTCAATTAATTCAGATTTATGTCGCGTGTGATCAAATAAAGTGAAAGTGCACTTAATTATCAggattttttcttattatgattcaaattgaGATCTCTGATTAAGAATGAAATGATTATATTCATCCCACTCCAATttaagtgataatcttgcactAGAGTATGATTTTCATAATTTGTAGCTAGTGATATTTCTTCTTGGGGTGCAATTCAAGTATAATAGGACAAGCATGACTCGTGTTTTACACTTAAATAAGTAGTACTTCTACTAGTAAATTATGAGTCACTTGCTTGAAAATTGTGGAGACAAACATCATTGGTCAAGATGATGTGGAAAAAGGCATTTATAGACTCCTTTTTTAATATACTTTCAACACcaactttatttcataattaaGGACCATGTCATTGTTGAAACTTAAAAAGCAAGGTttcgaaaaagaaaaaagatgaaaCGTCAAAAAAGGTTTATGTCAAGTTTCTCATGCAAATATGCAATTATTAAAGTCTCGAGCCTTGGAGTTTAGTTTCTTTTATATTGTACATTGTACAATGCTTGGCCTACAAGTTAGAAATTTTGCTTCATGGATCCAAATAATAAAAGTTGTCTGACAAATTTTctaaatcttttctttttttgtgaaGTGGGATGTtaaagttgattttctttttattattaagttttcctttttatgTGTTGGGTGATGTTGTTTAAGTCTTTATTTGCTCTTTTGACTAGTTATTCATGCATTTAGCTAGAGTTTGGCctcaaatttcaaatattctttGGCAAGTTATTTTTGGGTAAAGTTTTGATGAAGTTTTACCACGTGTTTGGAGACAGATTTCTCAAAGAATATTTGactgtttcaaaaaatattattttgtacccATAAGTactaaaaattattgaaaatatccataagtttgtattatcattttataatgaatatgttttgttaaaaaaaaccttataacataattgataaaaatcaacaacaacaaaataacaatatgggcaagagcaatacattaatcgtattaaaaataaattgttgaaaagaatagtttggttatttattaattgatagagAAGTTATTTAATGGTGTTGGTTGTCCACACAAATGGAGTAAGTTGGTTGATAAATATTAGTTggaattaaaaaattatgagtgttttaataaaatataaaaatttgggtaatttttaaaattttaaaattttccaaGTTCTAGTTTTCCctagaacttgggaacttggGATGTTTGCCAAGTAATAGCAAATTATATGGCCAAACATTAGTTTCCAagtttttttcaagtttttctcaAAAACTACTTGGGGCCAAACGGCACCTTAGTCTTTAGACCGAGCAActgattatttcttttaaactcCTCCCTGGCAGCATTTCATTTTGCTCTCTTCGTGACTCGAATCCTCTCTTGTCGACTGAGCAAACTTACTCGATATCCTTTGTGAGTTGATGTATAATCCTTAGGCTAAAATCTTTTCTTTGAAGGTTCGAAGATGGAAATGAAGAGCCAAAGCCCAAAAGTTCAgatgattttcaaatatatcCACTTTTAAGGACTATCTTTTAAAATATAGCCAGCATTTGCAAAGCTACAATTTAAAGAGTGGAACTGAGATATATTTGCAAAATGAGccaaattatttttaacaaaatagCTGATTCAAACACTTCGAAATATACATTTATCTGCAATTAATGTCATCTCCCAAGCAACTGCACACAAGTTTCATATAATTAGTAAACTCACTTCAGAATTATGCTGCTCGAATTctccaaaattaaaataatgcaTCTAACACAGACGCGCCAATATTTTTAGAGAATCAATCAACAGAACCAGGAGGTCTCTTAGGGGTCAACAGTTTAGCACCGGGGTGCTAATATAGAAGAATTTGTTTAGtgactttttctttttatgaacGAGAAATAAGTTTGGAGTCAACTCTTAGGACCAACCACAACCTATATTCCTGATaatcaagatttttttttctctattttttgttAATGTCAAAGCTTATCTATATCCCATGCATTAATCACGCTTATTCTTACAAAAATATTTGTCTATGAATTTTAAAATTCCCCTCTTCTATCTTATTgttttatctctttatttttattttttcattttgttttctttctttgcaattttagAAATTCTGCTCCCTCAAAAAATTACCAACAAATTGTTAGAGTCCCTCTCTCTTTGCTTTTCCATTCCCAACTTATCAAGAAAAAGGTATAATATCAACTTTGATTTTCCAccagaattttcattttttgtttaTGTTAAATGGTTCTTGATTGTGTtcttcaaagattgatctctaattgaagatgaaaagaatcCATGTTAAtgaaatattcaattcattttgtCTGAATTTAGGTTTTGGTTTTGCTTCTTGACGTAATGTTTGAATTAATGATACAATCTAATTAATTTTACACGCCCAGGATGAACTCAATATTaccttttaaatttaaatttatctttCAATAGCAATTTTCACTTTTCTTTATCCCTGAATTTGTTGCAGAATAATGTAGATGATAATTGGGATATATGGTCTAGGAAGTAaacatatttattaattttgatcaAAGGATATTATGGGATGTTTTATTTATCGAAACGAAATGACATTTCTTTTTCTCATAAATTGGTGCATCATACGTTTCTCTGTCACAACGTATTTTTGTTACTGAATTGTTGTCAAATATATATCTGCCAGATCTATACGTCTTtataatcatatacaatttgtTACTTATATCTTGATAAGAGTTATCTAATTTGGATGCATTAATTTAGGTAATAAGAATAACAGTGTATTTTGAGGAATATTCAAATGGAGGCAGAAGTGCAAGCTGCAGAATAAGTACTTTCTTTTCATCCTTTTACAATGTTCTTCGCTTAAAAATTGTTGTCCTGTCAATGCATAATAGCATATTTTCTTTAGCTTTCCAACTGTTGATCATATCCTTCGAATCATCTTGGTTACGGTAGGTTTTTATATGTTGACCTATGTTTTGTCAGACTCTCCCAAAAAATGTTATTGAACCTGTGTCAGATATGCATGTCGAACATTTTTAAGAATCCGACCAACATAGATATTAACTATGGGGAATGATATGGTTATGTTTAATCATACAAATAAGAGGACGGAAAAACATGAGTGCCACCAAATCTTTACTGGTAAACAGGATATAAAGTTGCTTTTTTATTGGTATCAGTTTTCTCACAGGTCCTTGTTTTTTTCCCCACTAGAATGCTGCACTTGTGAGATTTGTCTATGCTTCTTATAACCTTTTCTCGGCAAGTGCTTGAATTTAACAGTTGTGAAAACATGAAACGAAACAAGCTATGTGAGATTCTTTACTAAACCTCTCTGTATCTCATGATATATCTGCAGTGGTACTAGTTTCATTGCTCTAGCTCAAAATGACTGACATGGTTGTTGGCATACCTGCACATTTGGAGAGAATTGAGCGTGAAGCTCGCTTTTTGAGAAGGAACTCAACTGGCAGCTTAGGCATTCAAATTGCTAAATCCAAGGTCTTGTCACGTTATCTGAGTGATCCAAAAGGTTCTTGCCATGACGCTTGCAAAGGTGCTGAACGTGATGATCAAACAACAAAAGCAAGGACTTCCCTGCTGAGTAGAACTGTAGCAGCATCAGAAAAAATACCAGAACTGGCTACAACTGTACAGGTGCAGATAAGGAAGAGACCACTACTACGCTCAAGTAAGCTACCTGTGAATTTCAAGAGGCGTGAAACTGCTAAAATCCAGAGACAGGAGATCCCAGCATACACCAAAAGATTAGCTGTTTCTGTAAAACAACGAAATGGTTTGAAGATGAAGTCTTTGCAGGAAAATGCTAATTCTATGTCCAGAAGCCATAAGCTGAGGATAAAAGGATACAGTGACATTATCATACCAAGGGGATCATCAATTGCACAGGATTCTCTGTTGGGTGGAGCAACCGGCACACCAAACAAAGGAAGCGGGATGGACAAGAACACTGGATCTTCTAAGTTGGGCAACAAGAAGGCTGTCGGAAAACCTGCAAACTTGGAGAAAATTGAGCATGAACTCAGTTATTTGAGAAGGAACTCAACTGACAATTTAGGTATTGAAATGGGTGACTCCAAGGTTTTGTCACGTCATGTGAGTGTTCCAATAGGTTCTTCTGACGCTAACAAAGATGGGGTGGAAGGCAACTGTAAAACAAAGGTGAGGACTCACATGTCCACAACATCTGTTACATCATCAGGAGAAAATTCAAAACTGGCTACAACTGTGAAGTGCCAGATACGGAAGAAACCACTACACTCAACTAAACTACCTGCAAATGTCAGAAGGCTGAAAACTTCCCATAGAAAGGAAATGCAAGCATGCACCAAAAAATTAGCTGTTTCTGCAAGTCATCGAAGTGATTTGAAGCTGAAGCCTCTTGAAGAAAATGATTATTCTGTGTCAAGAAGCAACAAACTAAGCAGAAGAAGATACAGTGAGAGTCTTATTACAGGGGGTTTGCCAACACTTCAGGGGTCTGTATTGGATGAtgcaaccaccaaaacaaacaCAGGAAGCAGGAAGGATAAGGACACTGCATCTTATGAGTTGAGCAAGAAAAAGGATGTTCGCATGACAGCGAACCTGGACAAAATTGAGTCTGGAGTTGGCTATTTGAGAAGAAACTCAACTGGCAGCTTAGGTATTGAAATGGGTGAATCCAAGGTCTTGTCATGTTCTCTGAGTGTTCCAACAGGTTCTCCCCAAGAAGTTCACAAATACACAGTGGAAAGTGATCTTAAAAAGAAGGCGAGGACCCTCCAGCCCACAAGACTTGTAACAGCATCAAGGGAAGTCCCAGAAATGGCTACAACTGTCAAGTTGCATATAGGGAAGAAACCATTAAGATCAAGTGCGCTACCAAATTTCAAGAGCCTGACAACTTTTCGAACCCAGGGAAAGAAAATCCCAGCATCCACCAAAATAGCTGTCAAAAAAGGATCCTCCGGGTTGAGCAAGAAAAAGGATGCCACAACTATTTCCCTCTCTACAAGAATTTCTGTGAAGAGGGTATCAGGCAAAAAGTTAAATAACAATTCCCCAGGA
It contains:
- the LOC129894126 gene encoding uncharacterized protein LOC129894126, with the translated sequence MTDMVVGIPAHLERIEREARFLRRNSTGSLGIQIAKSKVLSRYLSDPKGSCHDACKGAERDDQTTKARTSLLSRTVAASEKIPELATTVQVQIRKRPLLRSSKLPVNFKRRETAKIQRQEIPAYTKRLAVSVKQRNGLKMKSLQENANSMSRSHKLRIKGYSDIIIPRGSSIAQDSLLGGATGTPNKGSGMDKNTGSSKLGNKKAVGKPANLEKIEHELSYLRRNSTDNLGIEMGDSKVLSRHVSVPIGSSDANKDGVEGNCKTKVRTHMSTTSVTSSGENSKLATTVKCQIRKKPLHSTKLPANVRRLKTSHRKEMQACTKKLAVSASHRSDLKLKPLEENDYSVSRSNKLSRRRYSESLITGGLPTLQGSVLDDATTKTNTGSRKDKDTASYELSKKKDVRMTANLDKIESGVGYLRRNSTGSLGIEMGESKVLSCSLSVPTGSPQEVHKYTVESDLKKKARTLQPTRLVTASREVPEMATTVKLHIGKKPLRSSALPNFKSLTTFRTQGKKIPASTKIAVKKGSSGLSKKKDATTISLSTRISVKRVSGKKLNNNSPGMVSQRNKQISLPNKTGGVDCKDDPNKVAHINNLTGLARTKKVQPSHENFPNKASQLRKWTSLKHDKMELGSQRSVPKGTLYIRESKTKSQSIKISREKWKARVSSLDRHGPIRGKKPSLLTLSTSLHSDGSSSGKLGNSKSSLSSTSACESVNGDATVSSSKKSGTTSPNQDIKAGRAAICSPKNLKFRTGKIIDFQSEKLSPRRLKFRPPKILENNGNGSARVRGRSSRRFIAYGKSNAAKDETMKVNLRHHYRRDKKEVPILFNNVIEETATKLEETRRSKVQALVGAFETVISLQDPTSSPPIICR